The DNA window CCCAGGTTGGTAAAGCATCGGGCGTGTACCAGTCGACGCGGATGTAGCCGGTGCCTTTTTCGCTGCGCAGCGAAATCTCTCCAAAATCCTCCAGTCCGGGATCCTGGCTGTTGGCATAATTATTTGTAAAAGCGTGAGAAATTTCGGCTGTGTCTGACCCGGTGAAGTGCAGAAACTGATCAATCTGGTGAGAGGCGATATCGGTCAGTATCCCGCCGTACCGGTCGCGCTGAAAAAACCAGTCAGGCCGGGTATCCCGGTTCAGACGGTGGGGGCCAAGACCGGTGGTGTGAACAACCCTGCCGATGGCGCCGGCCGCCACAAGGTCATCAGCCACAGTAACAGCGGGAACTTCAAAGCGTTCCGAGAAATTCACCGACCAGATGCGGCCTGTCTCAGCCACGCAGGCTTTGATCTCACCAAGTTGTGAAAGGGTTGTGCATCCTGGTTTATCGGTCATCACATCCATACGCTTTCGCATGGCACGCACCGCCAGCGACGCTCTGTCGGAGGGGATAGCAGAGATCAGCGCAAGATCTGCACCTGTCTCCAGGGCCTGCTCAGGGGACGAAAACCGATTCAGATCCGGAAAGCGTGTTTCAAATCCGGAAAGTGTCTCTGGTGT is part of the Roseobacter ponti genome and encodes:
- a CDS encoding Gfo/Idh/MocA family protein is translated as MTLSFIALGLDHRHIYGMTENMLKTGARCLGYWTEGTPETLSGFETRFPDLNRFSSPEQALETGADLALISAIPSDRASLAVRAMRKRMDVMTDKPGCTTLSQLGEIKACVAETGRIWSVNFSERFEVPAVTVADDLVAAGAIGRVVHTTGLGPHRLNRDTRPDWFFQRDRYGGILTDIASHQIDQFLHFTGSDTAEISHAFTNNYANSQDPGLEDFGEISLRSEKGTGYIRVDWYTPDALPTWGDGRLTLLGTDGYIELRKYVDVGGAPGTDHLILVNGSRCEKIDARDAGLPYFRRLADDIRNRTETAMRQEHCFTAMELALKAQEMAEGKRR